Proteins encoded in a region of the Elizabethkingia bruuniana genome:
- a CDS encoding superoxide dismutase has product MSTFQLPELPYAYDALEPHFDSETMKIHHQRHHQAYVDNLNKALEGSDAEGKSLKEILPEISKYSPAARNNGGGHYNHLLFWSILSPTPKTEPTGKLAEAIKLTFGSMDALKEEIKRVGLGQFGSGWSWLFVKYNGSLGITGTANQDNPLMDTQLVSRGFPILGVDVWEHAYYLKYQNKRADYLDAFWSVLNWEVVEENYEAALAEIK; this is encoded by the coding sequence ATGAGTACATTTCAGTTACCAGAACTTCCATATGCATATGATGCTTTAGAGCCTCACTTTGACAGCGAAACAATGAAAATTCATCATCAGCGTCACCATCAGGCTTATGTAGACAATCTGAACAAAGCTCTTGAAGGTAGTGATGCAGAAGGAAAAAGTCTGAAAGAAATTTTACCGGAAATAAGTAAATACAGTCCTGCTGCAAGAAATAATGGCGGCGGACATTATAACCATCTTTTGTTCTGGAGTATACTATCTCCAACTCCTAAAACTGAGCCTACAGGCAAATTGGCAGAAGCAATTAAATTGACTTTTGGCAGCATGGATGCTCTGAAAGAGGAAATAAAAAGAGTTGGTTTGGGACAATTTGGTTCCGGTTGGTCATGGTTATTTGTAAAGTATAACGGTTCTTTAGGAATTACAGGAACGGCTAACCAGGATAATCCACTAATGGATACACAATTGGTAAGCAGAGGATTTCCTATTCTGGGAGTAGATGTTTGGGAGCATGCTTATTATCTTAAATATCAGAATAAGAGAGCTGACTATCTGGATGCTTTCTGGTCTGTCCTGAATTGGGAGGTTGTGGAAGAAAACTACGAAGCTGCGCTTGCAGAAATTAAATAG
- a CDS encoding DUF2480 family protein, giving the protein MTGNIFINKVEASGIIAFDLIDYKPDIEIIEFDIKDYLYMEMIVKEKEFRSSISQIDFTYFKGKAVAIVCSADAIIPPWVYMVLAEKFHGNAAYFDFKDITSVEEDLWKDNLLKADVSSFTGHKVVVRARPDIPPALYMLATSRLKPLVKALMYGEIGMPKVIFKN; this is encoded by the coding sequence ATGACAGGGAATATTTTTATAAACAAGGTTGAGGCATCAGGAATCATAGCATTTGATTTAATTGATTATAAGCCGGATATCGAGATCATTGAATTCGATATTAAAGATTATCTTTACATGGAGATGATCGTGAAAGAAAAAGAATTCAGAAGCTCGATATCTCAGATTGATTTTACTTACTTCAAAGGGAAGGCTGTAGCTATAGTTTGCTCAGCAGATGCTATTATCCCGCCTTGGGTTTACATGGTACTGGCTGAAAAATTTCATGGCAATGCTGCTTATTTTGATTTTAAGGATATAACTTCCGTTGAAGAGGATTTATGGAAGGATAATCTGCTAAAGGCCGATGTATCTTCTTTCACCGGACATAAAGTGGTGGTGAGGGCAAGACCGGATATACCGCCTGCACTTTATATGCTGGCTACGAGTCGCCTGAAGCCTTTGGTAAAAGCGCTGATGTATGGTGAAATAGGAATGCCTAAAGTAATTTTTAAAAACTAA